One Cucumis sativus cultivar 9930 chromosome 1, Cucumber_9930_V3, whole genome shotgun sequence DNA segment encodes these proteins:
- the LOC101211820 gene encoding LOW QUALITY PROTEIN: beta-glucosidase 12 (The sequence of the model RefSeq protein was modified relative to this genomic sequence to represent the inferred CDS: inserted 1 base in 1 codon), protein MAEEAPDSSFIPTVIRRSTFPPGFVFGSASSAYQYEGAAFEYGRTPSIWDTYTHQHPERIDDGSNADVTVDQYHRYREDVDIIKKIGFDAYRFSISWSRVLPTGKLSGGVNQEGIDYYNRLINDLISKGIEPYVTIFHWDVPQALEDEYLGFLSEQIIDDYQDFAELCFKEFGDRVKHWITFNEQFIFASYGYATGLFAPGRGSSSKHFDYLCGDFEHKPHVGLVSRRGFFWKLLDCELEGNPGTEPYIVGHNQILAHAVTVKLYKSKYEYQNGEIGVTLNTDWYVPNSNHEDDKRAASRALDFSLGWFLRPLVYGDYPASMRELVKERLPKFTDDEVSLVKGSYDFLGINYYTANYAKNNPNVDPNKPSQVTDSHADVSTDRDGVSIGPKVRKDSWLAVYPEGLKDLMIHIKHHYKDPIIYITENGYLDYDSSDVEKLLKDEGRVKYYQQHLIKLHESMEAGVKVKGYFAWTLLDDFEWSRGYTMRFGITYIDFKSKTLKRIPKLSXKVVHPFPTQLKMIHNPFKAYLLSPP, encoded by the exons ATGGCTGAAGAGGCTCCAGACTCCTCTTTCATTCCCACTGTAATTAGGAGAAGCACCTTCCCTCCAGGCTTTGTTTTTGGTTCTGCATCATCTGCTTATCAA tATGAAGGTGCTGCTTTTGAGTATGGGAGAACACCAAGTATTTGGGatacatatactcatcaacACCCTG AGAGGATTGATGATGGCAGCAATGCAGATGTAACTGTTGATCAATACCATCGATATCGG GAAGATGTTGACATTATCAAGAAAATAGGTTTTGATGCGTACCGATTCTCAATTTCGTGGTCGAGAGTCTTGCCAA CGGGAAAACTTTCTGGTGGTGTAAATCAAGAAGGAATTGACTACTACAATAGACTTATCAACGATCTTATTTCAAAAG gCATCGAACCATATGTAACAATATTCCATTGGGATGTTCCTCAAGCTTTAGAAGATGAATATCTAGGCTTCTTGTCCGAACAAATTAT AGATGACTATCAAGACTTTGCTGAGCTTTGCTTCAAAGAGTTTGGAGATAGAGTGAAACATTGGATCACTTTTAACGAACAATTTATCTTTGCCTCATATGGCTATGCAACTGGACTATTTGCACCCGGCAGAGGCTCTTCTTCCAAACACTTTGATTATCTTTGTGGAGATTTTGAGCATAAACCACATGTTGGTCTTGTCTCCCGCAGAGGGTTTTTCTGGAAACTGTTAGATTGTGAACTCGAGGGAAATCCAGGAACTGAACCATATATTGTTGGTCACAACCAAATTCTCGCACATGCTGTTACGGTTAAACTTTACAAGTCTAAATAT GAATATCAAAATGGTGAAATTGGAGTGACATTGAATACGGATTGGTATGTCCCAAATTCAAATCATGAGGATGACAAAAGAGCTGCATCTCGAGCTCTTGATTTTTCACTTGGTTG gtTTTTGCGTCCATTGGTGTATGGAGATTATCCAGCAAGCATGAGAGAACTTGTGAAGGAGAGATTGCCAAAGTTCACAGATGATGAAGTTAGTTTGGTGAAAGGGTCTTATGATTTTCTTGGAATCAATTACTACACAGCTAACTATGCAAAAAATAATCCTAATGTTGATCCCAACAAACCAAGCCAAGTCACTGATTCCCATGCCGATGTTTCAA CTGATCGAGATGGAGTTTCAATTGGTCCAAAG gTTCGTAAAGATTCTTGGCTTGCAGTTTATCCAGAAGGGCTAAAAGATCTTATGATACATATAAAGCATCATTACAAAGATCCAATCATCTACATCACAGAAAACG GATATCTTGACTATGATAGTTCCGATGTCGAAAAATTACTCAAGGATGAGGGTAGAGTTAAATACTACCAACAACATCTCATTAAACTTCATGAATCAATGGA GGCTGGAGTGAAGGTAAAAGGATATTTTGCATGGACATTGTTGGATGATTTTGAATGGTCAAGAGGGTATACTATGCGATTTGGAATAACATACATCGATTTCAAAAGCAAAACTTTGAAACGAATCCCAAAACTCT TCAAAGTGGTTCACCCATTTCCTACGCAGTTGAAGATGATTCACAACCCCTTCAAAGCCTATCTGCTAAGTCCCCCTTAA